A genome region from Hymenobacter tibetensis includes the following:
- a CDS encoding BamA/TamA family outer membrane protein, with product MKYVVYVWAFLWLGAFPTLAQTTTTTPADTSRVIEPTDTTRRPAVSTDSLRRRFDQERLLNGLKAYTKRKTIAGKAAAALFNFTPRREDQAGLDAALLDRQYDRHNYKIVRNINIRTLTAFGYSISDTTRIPRNVLEKTGNFFHMKTSKARVRQVLLFRAGSELEPQALAESERLLRQTAELLDARVFVNERTSSADSVDVEIVTKDVFSLSGSVEVRDVGAAVIGLRDQNFLGQGHQFRNRYEYGRRQPQSWSYRGSYRVPFRNFIYGEARYQNEYQNRQGGVTLSRDFYSINTKYAGALSLNSYNYRLLLRQPPPGQEPDYSPIRYTTQDLWVGRSLPLRSYDLGYDNPGRMILSARLLRTHHTIRPNSDFLNANALLGTIGYSVRRYYKDKYLFGFGRTEDIPTGTLLSATLGYELNDQDRRHYYGARISTANYSPRAGYLYLSGEFGSYVRPSTHDWQQGLISTEILYFTRLYHTGNYQWRHFLWNRTAIGLNRLSSDLPLTIEGERGLRGFRSTSDLRGTSRAVLNYETTVYTPVSFFGFRLAGVLFADIAWLNNRSGRVLPIYDKPYTGFGAGLRFRNEYTPIRTIQILLGYYPRGLTSESGYRIYESSRPYYDFSDFSFGQPGIARYE from the coding sequence ATGAAGTATGTGGTGTATGTGTGGGCATTCTTGTGGCTTGGGGCTTTCCCCACGCTGGCCCAAACCACCACGACCACGCCTGCTGATACTTCCCGAGTAATTGAGCCTACCGATACCACCCGCCGCCCAGCCGTCAGCACCGACTCCCTACGGCGGCGCTTCGACCAAGAACGCCTACTCAACGGCCTCAAGGCGTACACCAAGCGCAAAACCATTGCCGGCAAAGCAGCGGCAGCTCTTTTCAACTTCACGCCGCGCCGTGAAGACCAAGCGGGCCTAGATGCGGCCTTGCTGGACCGCCAATACGACCGCCACAACTATAAAATAGTACGCAACATCAACATCCGGACGCTGACGGCTTTCGGCTACAGCATCTCCGACACCACCCGCATTCCGCGCAACGTGCTAGAGAAAACCGGCAACTTCTTCCACATGAAGACCTCGAAGGCCCGGGTCCGACAGGTGTTGCTGTTTCGGGCCGGCTCGGAGCTAGAGCCGCAAGCCCTGGCCGAATCAGAGCGTTTGCTACGCCAGACTGCTGAGTTGCTAGACGCTCGGGTGTTTGTGAACGAGCGCACCAGCTCAGCCGACAGCGTGGACGTGGAAATTGTAACCAAGGATGTGTTCAGCTTGAGCGGGTCGGTGGAGGTGCGCGACGTGGGCGCGGCCGTGATTGGCTTGCGCGACCAGAATTTTCTGGGCCAGGGACACCAGTTCCGCAACCGCTACGAGTACGGGCGCCGCCAGCCACAATCGTGGAGTTACCGTGGCAGCTACCGGGTGCCGTTCCGCAACTTCATCTACGGGGAAGCCCGCTACCAAAACGAGTATCAGAACCGGCAGGGGGGCGTTACGCTTAGCCGCGACTTCTACTCTATCAATACCAAGTACGCCGGGGCGTTGTCGTTGAACTCCTACAACTACCGGCTGCTGCTTAGGCAGCCCCCGCCCGGCCAGGAGCCCGACTACTCCCCTATTCGCTACACCACCCAGGATTTGTGGGTGGGCCGTTCCTTGCCGCTGCGTAGCTATGATTTGGGCTACGATAACCCCGGCCGCATGATTTTGTCGGCCCGGCTGTTGCGCACGCACCATACCATTCGCCCTAACTCCGACTTCCTGAACGCCAATGCCTTGCTGGGCACCATTGGCTACAGCGTGCGGCGCTACTACAAAGACAAATACCTGTTTGGCTTCGGCCGCACAGAAGACATCCCAACCGGCACACTGCTCAGCGCCACGCTGGGCTACGAGCTCAACGACCAGGACCGGCGCCACTACTACGGCGCCCGAATCTCGACGGCCAACTATAGTCCGCGCGCCGGCTACTTGTACCTGAGCGGTGAGTTTGGCTCCTACGTCCGTCCCTCTACCCACGACTGGCAACAGGGGCTAATCAGCACGGAAATCCTGTATTTCACTCGCCTCTATCACACCGGCAACTACCAGTGGCGGCATTTCCTCTGGAACCGGACGGCTATCGGGTTGAACCGCCTTTCCAGCGACCTGCCCCTTACGATTGAAGGCGAACGGGGCTTGCGGGGCTTCCGCTCGACCAGCGACCTGCGCGGCACCAGCCGGGCAGTACTCAACTACGAAACCACCGTCTATACGCCGGTATCCTTCTTTGGCTTCCGGTTGGCGGGCGTCCTCTTTGCCGACATAGCGTGGCTCAACAACCGCTCTGGCCGCGTGCTGCCCATCTACGACAAGCCGTACACCGGCTTCGGCGCGGGCCTGCGTTTCCGCAACGAATACACCCCCATCCGGACCATCCAAATCCTGCTGGGCTACTATCCCCGCGGCCTCACCAGCGAGAGCGGCTACCGCATCTACGAAAGCTC
- a CDS encoding putative DNA modification/repair radical SAM protein, whose protein sequence is MNDQRIQEKLSILADAAKYDVSCSSSGGKRKNESKGLGNAEGMGICHSYTEDGRCVSLLKILLTNHCIFDCAYCVSRKSNDVKRAAFTVDEVVDLTMNFYRRNYIEGLFLSSGIFSSPDYTMERLVRIIKKLRTEHNFNGYIHVKAIPGASEELIQEAGLYADRLSVNIELPSEMSLQNLAPEKNYEEILTPMAQIRDGITKNKEEKALFKKVPQFATAGQSTQLIVGASAENDLEIINLTDSLYKGYGLKRVYYSGYIPVTDDARLPQVTQPPLIREHRLYQTDWLMRFYGFQADEILDPAHPFLDLEVDPKLAWALRNRHVFPVDVNSADYEMILRIPGVGARSAKRIVAARRFAPITLDHLHKFGVVLKRAKFFLTCRGQALEKRDYDEQTIRRQILFGAGSVRSALVTQQLDLFAQAS, encoded by the coding sequence ATGAACGACCAGCGCATTCAGGAAAAGCTAAGCATTTTGGCAGACGCCGCGAAGTACGACGTATCGTGCTCCAGCAGCGGTGGCAAGCGCAAAAACGAGTCCAAGGGCCTCGGCAATGCGGAAGGTATGGGCATCTGCCACAGCTACACTGAAGACGGCCGTTGCGTGAGTCTGCTCAAGATTTTGCTTACCAACCATTGCATCTTCGACTGCGCTTACTGCGTGTCGCGCAAGAGCAACGACGTGAAGCGGGCGGCTTTCACTGTTGACGAAGTAGTGGACCTGACCATGAACTTCTACCGTCGTAACTACATCGAGGGGTTGTTCTTAAGTTCCGGCATTTTTTCGTCGCCCGACTATACAATGGAGCGCCTCGTGCGCATCATCAAGAAGCTGCGCACTGAGCACAATTTCAACGGCTATATCCACGTGAAAGCCATTCCGGGCGCTTCGGAGGAGCTGATTCAGGAGGCGGGCCTGTACGCCGACCGTTTGAGCGTGAACATCGAGCTGCCCTCGGAAATGAGCTTGCAGAACCTGGCGCCGGAAAAGAATTACGAGGAGATTCTGACCCCGATGGCCCAGATTCGGGACGGTATCACCAAAAACAAAGAAGAGAAGGCGCTTTTCAAGAAGGTGCCGCAGTTCGCCACGGCCGGCCAGAGCACCCAGCTTATTGTAGGCGCTTCCGCTGAAAACGACCTCGAAATCATCAACCTGACCGACTCGCTCTACAAAGGCTACGGCCTGAAGCGGGTGTACTACTCGGGCTACATCCCCGTCACCGACGATGCGCGTTTGCCGCAAGTGACGCAGCCGCCCCTCATCCGGGAGCACCGCCTCTACCAGACCGACTGGCTGATGCGCTTCTACGGCTTCCAGGCCGACGAAATCCTGGACCCTGCGCACCCCTTCCTCGATCTGGAAGTGGACCCCAAGCTAGCATGGGCCTTGCGCAACCGCCACGTATTTCCGGTGGACGTGAATTCGGCAGACTACGAAATGATTTTGCGCATTCCAGGTGTTGGGGCGCGCTCAGCGAAGCGTATTGTGGCCGCTCGCCGGTTTGCGCCTATCACGCTCGACCATCTGCACAAGTTTGGAGTGGTGCTGAAGCGAGCCAAGTTTTTCCTGACTTGCCGCGGGCAGGCCTTAGAGAAGCGCGACTACGACGAGCAAACCATTCGCCGCCAAATTCTATTTGGCGCAGGCTCGGTGCGGTCAGCCCTCGTCACCCAGCAACTCGACCTTTTTGCCCAAGCCTCTTAG